A section of the Amblyomma americanum isolate KBUSLIRL-KWMA chromosome 2, ASM5285725v1, whole genome shotgun sequence genome encodes:
- the LOC144122084 gene encoding uncharacterized protein LOC144122084 isoform X1: MTQRVCAASAAAGNAAAQWQQTTATGASIPKLRERLPTRRAHWTSVINVLSVMSHMYCCAKWCSTSGKSGEHLFRFPSDHRFSIWLKYANRLELLETPREKVYKTYRLCSKHFTRDCFTSDACTRLTHEAVPSVKVHEPRLRALVHPDFYEGGAAQGIESASPLQSTAAPVEVMLGHDYLPLPSTLGLGTIAGADSAVHDTDDPHSSRAPQLTDVQTTPPPPADEEGAAQSTPIRVIASASWDSPDYGKYSRKH; the protein is encoded by the exons atgacacaacgcgtctgcgccgccagcgccgccgcgggcaacgctgcagcgcagtggcagcagacgacagcgaccggcgcaagcataccgAAACTACGCGAGCGACTGCCGACGCGACGTGCGCACTGGACCAGCGTGATTAACGTCCTCAGCGTCATGTCGCATATGTATTGttgcgcgaagtggtgcagcacatccggcaagagtggagaacatctcttcagatttccttctgaccacag attctccatttggctgaaatatgccaataggcttgaactcctggagacaccaagggaaaaggtctacaaaacatacaggctctgctcaaagcacttcacgagggattgcttcactagtgatgcctgcacaaggctcacgcatgaagcagtcccttccgtgaaggtgcatgagcctcgtctgagagccttggtgcacccgg atttctatgaaggaggtgcggcacaag gcattgaatccgcttcaccactacagtccactgctgcaccagtggaagtcatgcttggtcacg actacttgccgttgccatcaacacttgggctaggcacaattgctggtgcagattctgctgtccatgacacag ACGACCCACACTCTTCACGTGCCCCGCAGCTCACTGATGTGCAGACTACGCCCCCTCCCCCAGCTGACGAAGAAG GTGCTGCCCAAAGCACACCCATCAGAGTGATTGCATCAGCATCATGGGACTCACCTGATTATGGTAAGTACTCAAGAAAACATTAG
- the LOC144122084 gene encoding uncharacterized protein LOC144122084 isoform X2, with translation MTQRVCAASAAAGNAAAQWQQTTATGASIPKLRERLPTRRAHWTSVINVLSVMSHMYCCAKWCSTSGKSGEHLFRFPSDHRFSIWLKYANRLELLETPREKVYKTYRLCSKHFTRDCFTSDACTRLTHEAVPSVKVHEPRLRALVHPDFYEGGAAQGIESASPLQSTAAPVEVMLGHDYLPLPSTLGLGTIAGADSAVHDTDDPHSSRAPQLTDVQTTPPPPADEEVCLFI, from the exons atgacacaacgcgtctgcgccgccagcgccgccgcgggcaacgctgcagcgcagtggcagcagacgacagcgaccggcgcaagcataccgAAACTACGCGAGCGACTGCCGACGCGACGTGCGCACTGGACCAGCGTGATTAACGTCCTCAGCGTCATGTCGCATATGTATTGttgcgcgaagtggtgcagcacatccggcaagagtggagaacatctcttcagatttccttctgaccacag attctccatttggctgaaatatgccaataggcttgaactcctggagacaccaagggaaaaggtctacaaaacatacaggctctgctcaaagcacttcacgagggattgcttcactagtgatgcctgcacaaggctcacgcatgaagcagtcccttccgtgaaggtgcatgagcctcgtctgagagccttggtgcacccgg atttctatgaaggaggtgcggcacaag gcattgaatccgcttcaccactacagtccactgctgcaccagtggaagtcatgcttggtcacg actacttgccgttgccatcaacacttgggctaggcacaattgctggtgcagattctgctgtccatgacacag ACGACCCACACTCTTCACGTGCCCCGCAGCTCACTGATGTGCAGACTACGCCCCCTCCCCCAGCTGACGAAGAAG tgtgtttatttatttga